One Nicotiana sylvestris chromosome 12, ASM39365v2, whole genome shotgun sequence genomic window carries:
- the LOC138882832 gene encoding uncharacterized protein — protein sequence MIAFNSLTAILTQNKLEGPNYVDWKQNLDIVLTAEQYKFLLDEVCPEKSRDDVTDDEQKAYHKWIKADEMARCYILASMSNVLQHQHQSIESVYDILENLKEMF from the coding sequence ATGATTGCTTTCAATTCCCTTACTGCCATTCTTACCCAAAACAAACTTGAGGGTCCAAATTATGTTGATTGGAAACAAAATTTGGATATTGTTCTAACTGCTGAACAGTACAAATTTTTGCTCGATGAGGTGTGTCCAGAAAAATCTAGAGATGATGTCACAGATGATGAACAGAAGGCTTACCATAAATGGATTAAGGCTGATGAGATGGCGCGGTGTTACATTTTGGCATCCATGTCGAATGTTCTGCAACATCAGCATCAGTCGATAGAGTCTGTTTATGACATTCTGGAAAATCTCAAAGAAATGTTCTGA